A window of Polyodon spathula isolate WHYD16114869_AA chromosome 22, ASM1765450v1, whole genome shotgun sequence contains these coding sequences:
- the LOC121297293 gene encoding microfibril-associated glycoprotein 3-like, whose translation MLLKHKPGAVVWALAFCALLAFAPEGKAQNTTEQWGQEQQRNKTALPLQLLARLPVRRDVIVREGSSAVISCDVAESQDADIVWYNSKGHVLEEAEGGGGKWQVLDRGVLNITAVAFEDRGRYTCIVHRSSGNSDYTITLRVISTHGDMGLYYVIVCLIAFTIVMVLNITRLCMISSHLRKTEQAINDFFRTEGAEKLQKAFEIAKRIPIITSAKTLELAKVTQYKTMEFARHMEDLARSIPLPPLILNCRAFVEEIFEAVRIDDPLHPWQAGRGGRAIGGCPDGVFTIESGEDAVPPQQGQEIAVQASVHPASHSQRDMDTVSSSSCHSEQDESTAVMLDPSEQKHVVY comes from the exons ATGTTGTTAAAACACAAGCCCGGTGCAGTGGTTTGGGCTCTAGCTTTTTGTGCTTTGCTCGCGTTTGCTCCTGAAGGTAAAGCACAGAATACCACAGAGCAGTGGGGCCAAGAGCAACAACGCAACAAGACCGCACTTCCTTTACAACTTCTCGCAAGACTGCCAGTGCGCCGTGACGTCATTGTCAGGGAGGGCTCCAGTGCTGTGATCTCATGTGATGTTGCTGAAAGTCAGGATGCAGATATTGTTTGGTACAACTCCAAGGGACACGTGCTGGAGGAAGCTGAAGGAGGAG GAGGAAAGTGGCAGGTTTTGGACAGGGGAGTGTTGAACATCACTGCGGTTGCTTTTGAAGACCGAGGCCGCTACACCTGCATAGTGCACCGCTCCTCCGGGAACTCAGATTACACCATCACTCTGCGTGTAATCTCCACCCACGGCGACATGGGGCTGTACTACGTGATCGTGTGCCTGATCGCCTTCACCATTGTGATGGTCCTCAACATCACCCGCCTGTGCATGATCAGCAGCCACCTGCGCAAGACCGAGCAGGCCATCAACGACTTCTTCCGGACCGAGGGGGCCGAGAAGCTGCAGAAGGCCTTCGAGATTGCCAAGCGCATCCCCATCATCACCTCAGCCAAAACGCTGGAGCTGGCCAAGGTGACCCAGTACAAGACCATGGAGTTCGCCCGGCACATGGAAGACCTGGCTCGGAGCATCCCACTGCCTCCACTCATCCTCAACTGCAGGGCTTTCGTGGAGGAGATCTTCGAAGCCGTGCGCATAGACGACCCGCTGCACCCGTGGCAGGCGGGTCGAGGGGGCCGGGCCATCGGGGGCTGTCCAGATGGGGTCTTCACCATCGAGTCTGGAGAGGATGCTGTCCCCCCTCAGCAGGGTCAGGAAATAGCAGTGCAGGCATCCGTCCATCCTGCATCGCACAGCCAGCGAGACATGGACACGGTTTCCAGCAGCAGCTGTCATTCAGAGCAAGACGAATCGACTGCTGTCATGTTGGACCCAAGCGAGCAGAAACATGTGGTTTATTAA